From the Phaeodactylum tricornutum CCAP 1055/1 chromosome 24, whole genome shotgun sequence genome, one window contains:
- a CDS encoding predicted protein, giving the protein MSLQPRRQRRRGCRQISLLCLYTLLIAIGLLAHSVHGQRAAVNLSQKIQNRFAKSAGRGNIVEDKSSIGKTSRWFHVAGLWEPEIPVNSPNLIATVVLAAMILAALVVYLPQPTKKDLRVGVRDDELKIEGGNVVDTEPIDLAFEGLTLELETKSGEVRTILDGVRGRAQPGRMLAVMGPSGAGKSTLIHALVGRVKDNTKLSLYGRRYINGEPVSGDSLLPAAFIEQDVNFFPHMTVRETLHFRVELKLGSLLSKHARDKMVDGLMDQLGLTKAADTVVGDAKVRGISGGERKRLSIAVEMISSPSVIVLDEPTSGLDSTAATSLVQTLRDLADSGKTVIAVIHQPSQHVFAKFDDLLLVSEGKLMYYGELHGVRSYMESYGHPATAEMGTAEHILDCISRLPIEEETKDEMNSRMERLIYKANSNPLDLGKMATDDNGTTEFTMVSRGGPKAGIITQFRTLFKRSFREVIRGKTTLILKTVQQISLGVIYGGIYSLGTNQASIQDRFGLLSLIAIGSANMAVASTIRSFPREKAIVSNEIASKMYRTLPYFIGKALSELPLVAVFNGIFGTIVYHLTGLSRMKGKFRRFLGLLTTHGLASEAVGLVIGAVSPSSDVALAIFPAVLVLNIIFDGKNISEENTPRLLRWIPKIGLIRWGFEGLCVNEFDQLTFDTKGPRRGPVAKFGSEALDRFGLGTNTLGDIVKAQLSITVVSWALSYIGLTLTGQKYLKMQSFKSDSD; this is encoded by the exons ATGAGTTTGCAGCCACGAAGGCAACGGCGACGAGGATGTCGCCAGATTTCGTTGTTGTGCTTATACACGTTGCTGATTGCGATCGGATTGTTGGCCCATTCCGTGCACGGTCAACGTGCGGCTGTGAACTTGAGCCAGAAGATTCAGAACCGATTCGCCAAATCCGCAGGACGTGGAAATATCGTTGAAG ACAAAAGTTCCATTGGAAAAACGTCTCGTTGGTTCCATGTTGCGGGCCTTTGGGAACCGGAGATTCCAGTAAACTCGCCAAACTTGATCGCTACTGTAGTGTTGGCTGCAATGATTCTGGCTGCTCTGGTCGTCTATTTGCCTCAACCGACAAAAAAAGATTTGCGAGTCGGAGTCCGGGACG ATGAACTTAAGATTGAGGGTGGCAATGTGGTAGACACTGAACCGATTGATTTGGCCTTTGAAGGATTAACGTTAGAGTTGGAAACCAAGTCGGGTGAGGTCCGAACCATACTCGACGGCGTCCGTGGTCGAGCCCAGCCTGGCCGTATGCTGGCAGTCATGGGACCATCAGGTGCGGGAAAGTCCACGCTGATACACGCCTTAGTTGGGCGAGTCAAAGACAATACGAAATTGTCATTGTACGGTCGCAGGTACATCAACGGCGAACCCGTGTCTGGGGATTCACTCTTGCCGGCTGCTTTCATCGAACAAGACGTCAACTTCTTCCCGCACATGACGGTCCGTGAAACTCTCCACTTTCGTGTGGAATTGAAACTGGGAAGTTTACTGAGTAAGCATGCTCGAGACAAAATGGTGGACGGATTGATGGATCAATTAGGTTTGACGAAAGCTGCCGATACAGTTGTCGGAGACGCAAAGGTCCGCGGCATCTCGGGTGGAGAGCGCAAGCGTCTTTCCATCGCAGTGGAAATGATCTCAAGTCCTTCCGTTATTGTTCTAGACGAGCCCACAAGCGGCTTAGATAGCACTGCAGCTACTTCTTTGGTACAGACGCTTCGAGATTTAGCCGATTCCGGGAAGACAGTGATTGCTGTTATTCATCAG CCAAGTCAGCACGTCTTTGCAAAATTTGATGATCTGCTACTCGTTTCTGAAGGAAAGCTGATGTACTATGGCGAGCTACATGGGGTAAGATCCTATATGGAATCTTACGGACACCCAGCAACCGCAGAAATGGGAACCGCAG AGCATATTCTAGATTGCATTTCACGGCTTCCAATTGAAGAGGAAACCAAAGATGAGATGAATTCACGTATGGAGCGACTTATTTACAAAGCAAACTCGAACCCATTGGATTTAGGTAAGATGGCAACAGACGACAACGGGACGACAGAGTTTACCATGGTTTCCCGCGGTGGCCCGAAAGCTGGCATAATTACTCAATTTCGAACACTTTTCAAACGCTCCTTTCGAGAGGTAATTCGTGGCAAAACAACGCTCATCTTAAAGACTGTCCAACAAATCTCGCTAGGAGTCATTTACGGCGGAATCTATTCGCTGGGCACAAACCAGGCCTCGATACAGGATCGCTTTGGTCTGCTTTCCTTGATTGCCATTGGATCAGCGAACATGGCTGTTGCGTCTACAATTCGATCCTTTCCTCGGGAAAAGGCTATAGTTTCGAACGAAATCGCTTCAAAGATGTACCGCACTCTTCCATACTTCATTGGTAAAGCACTTTCGGAGCTGCCATTAGTGGCTGTTTTTAACGGTATTTTTGGAACCATCGTGTACCATTTGACGGGTCTCAGTCGTATGAAAGGAAAATTCCGACGTTTTCTCGGCTTATTGACTACGCACGGTTTGGCATCCGAAGCAGTGGGTCTTGTTATCGGGGCCGTCAGTCCGAGTTCCGATGTTGCATTGGCTATCTTTCCTGCTGTTCTTGTATTGAACATTATCTTTGATGGCAAGAACATCTCCGAAGAGAACACACCGAGATTGCTGAGATGGATTCCTAAGATCGGCTTGATTCGATGGGGGTTTGAAGGGCTATGTGTCAATGAATTCGACCAATTGACTTTTGATACGAAAGGACCACGTCGAGGACCAGTCGCCAAGTTTGGGTCGGAAGCGTTGGATCGTTTTGGTTTGGGGACGAATACACTCGGCGATATCGTGAAAGCACAACTCTCCATCACGGTTGTTTCCTGGGCTCTTAGCTACATTGGTTTAACGTTGACGGGTCAAAAATATCTCAAGATGCAATCATTTAAAAGCGATtcggattga
- a CDS encoding predicted protein has product MIAVSPEPTGSGEPAVSAEHALSVVGQLLGASFLREAEKNICSCSGSVDRLRECGILPDTPQMSHFSLQCPSISLVHEKHTSVDHRTRQTAHDLAIALLSRPVVLRRANYHCSSSMKPQTSQGASNPVFQTDSLPQLSQQILENAYQSFTVLIDSRLRAYASFLARHAMAVADEKTNEMGMFSVEQKLETLLDVGGKITVSRVSTRFDVAEVEGVQEGDHYSFPLSFYVEMSLMIPRPLATDEMVSVAFSAPGTIAAMVGEKQILSQVSVSLNVDALLSEMMDRASCIVAAVVEIANNAFCIPEEPKSIQRGDSYLAMPPPPPPPQPIPRQNSTNLRAKLVNPLELLSNAAAELPVVSPDLSGLMSPRHGVPPLTLEIPTVDPYLEDTDDSEKGVSEFSADQCADIVDGVFGALDDAFLKEPRYKKAKGQP; this is encoded by the exons ATGATCGCTGTATCTCCAGAGCCTACGGGATCTGGAGAACCTGCAGTCTCTGCGGAACATGCCTTAAGCGTAGTAGGACAGCTTTTGGGTGCTTCCTTCCTTCGCGAAGCCGAAAAGAACATCTGCTCGTGCTCGGGTTCCGTTGACAGGCTCCGAGAGTGCGGCATTCTGCCCGACACGCCCCAAATGTCTCACTTTAGCCTCCAATGTCCTTCCATATCGCTCGTTCACGAAAAGCATACGAGCGTCGATCACCGCACTCGTCAAACTGCGCATGACTTGGCCATTGCCCTCCTCTCGCGTCCCGTTGTCTTGCGGCGGGCCAACTACCATTGCTCTTCCAGCATGAAACCGCAAACCAGCCAGGGTGCTTCCAATCCCGTCTTCCAAACGGACTCATTGCCGCAGCTGTCGCAGCAGATTCTTGAAAACGCGTATCAATCCTTCACCGTGCTCATCGACAGCCGCCTGCGTGCCTACGCGAGCTTTCTGGCACGACACGCAATGGCCGTCGCCGATGAAAAGACCAACGAGATGGGCATGTTCAGCGTGGAGCAAAAGCTGGAGACACTCTTGGATGTTGGCGGTAAGATCACCGTTTCGCGAGTCTCCACGCGCTTTGATGTGGCGGAAGTCGAGGGCGTTCAGGAAGGCGATCACTACTCGTTTCCTCTTTCGTTTTACGTCGAAATGTCGCTGATGATCCCGCGTCCTCTGGCCACCGATGAGATGGTCTCCGTTGCCTTTTCCGCCCCGGGAACGATTGCGG CAATGGTTGGCGAAAAGCAGATTCTTTCTCAAGTCTCGGTCTCGTTGAATGTGGATGCACTTCTATCGGAGATGATGGACCGCGCGTCTTGTATTGTGGCCGCGGTAGTGGAGATCGCCAACAACGCCTTTTGCATTCCGGAAGAGCCCAAGAGTATCCAACGCGGTGACAGCTATCTCGCTatgccgccaccaccacccccTCCGCAACCCATCCCCAGACAAAATTCGACGAATCTGAGGGCCAAGCTCGTTAACCCGCTTGAACTTCTCAGCAATGCCGCTGCCGAACTCCCGGTTGTTTCGCCAGATCTGTCCGGCCTGATGTCCCCAAGACACGGTGTGCCACCTTTGACCTTGGAGATCCCTACAGTGGATCCCTACCTGGAGGACACTGACGATTCCGAGAAGGGTGTTTCCGAATTCTCTGCCGATCAGTGCGCAGATATTGTCGACGGCGTCTTTGGCGCTCTCGACGATGCCTTTCTCAAGGAACCGCGCtacaaaaaggccaagggGCAACCCTGA
- a CDS encoding predicted protein, whose amino-acid sequence MSNFGDVGMLMPNRPPTTDMRTRTPCEWQPVLDCTHRPSVDDPKNMASLIGGLSFESFVRRGPVDRAPPGITVRIHVEESRNTKTSCGVLVRDGESAHSVAFGSPMDETRTPQQEGQRTIPNMPTSFTMNPARSRHGQLHRSSVRKALLPLLVSMVHAGRLPLGILLSSPSAFSEIRTNSESALGTVRHQLHNEAFGGSGDQTRFRYPGRKGPLCAVTKLRGGDVSDGEDESYDSDGEDTNDSDEEEEAEIAAVPESRDPQSEPEDESEAHPLSSVISMEPVPITIKTSLGTKALDHIVELTVHRSRNIASLKLSASRQLPGRPPVSVMHMLLNGKVLSDEMLLDELIDDDDEKDDTDGTGSESQLTLTLDMLPPVDPKFVGQLESQMKDMTTAELLGTFAANEAALYQNAALLLAEQMEPVYDDDQVEVGISEVATHPPPLVNVQVREQAARIRRDLESKILASEHSQKILADPLPPSAKLADLQRVERRGQRVRRVAGSGGVTTGLKRSIQKNLNVHWGDAIRNFCLFLFFGYFGGRTPVSRAILLLGAPSVFVLQARPVKLWIKCLMYAMLDHPPGIFLSLLPAPQQAILSLNVGEEMKTIYGNTLTNTVVNEVDAEPEELADLYEMTDVIIDGEDDDEFYAVDEYESSYDDDDE is encoded by the exons ATGTCAAACTTCGGTGACGTCGGCATGTTGATGCCGAATCGTCCTCCAACAACCGATATGAGAACGAGAACACCTTGTGAGTGGCAGCCGGTGCTGGACTGCACCCACCGGCCATCTGTGGACGACCCCAAAAATATGGCTTCCCTCATTGGAGGACTGTCT TTCGAAAGTTTTGTGCGCCGTGGTCCTGTGGACCGTGCACCACCGGGAATCACTGTCCGCATCCACGTGGAAGAATCGAGAAACACGAAAACGTCGTGTGGTGTTTTGGTGCGTGACGGTGAGAGTGCGCACAGTGTGGCGTTCGGGTCTCCGATGGATGAAACCCGTACACCCCAACAAGAAGGACAACGTA CAATACCAAACATGCCTACGTCGTTTACAATGAACCCCGCACGGAGTCGACATGGACAGCTGCACCGTTCTAGCGTGAGAAAAGCGCTTCTTCCGTTGCTGGTGTCGATGGTGCACGCGGGTCGATTGCCGTTGGGAATTCTCctttcgtcgccgtcggctTTTTCGGAAATAAGAACGAATAGTGAATCAGCGTTAGGCACAGTACGGCACCAGTTACACAACGAAGCCTTTGGTGGGTCCGGAGACCAAACGCGGTTCAGATATCCGGGTCGAAAAGGACCGCTTTGCGCTGTCACCAAGTTGCGAGGAGGTGATGTTTCCGACGGGGAAGACGAATCTTACGACAGTGACGGGGAAGATACCAATGATTCggatgaagaggaggaagCTGAGATTGCCGCGGTACCGGAGTCTCGAGATCCACAAAGCGAACCAGAAGACGAATCCGAGGCCCATCCTTTATCTTCGGTCATTTCTATGGAACCGGTACCAATCACCATCAAAACATCGTTAGGTACCAAGGCTCTAGACCACATAGTAGAGCTGACGGTACATCGCTCGAGGAATATTGCTTCGCTTAAACTGAGTGCTAGTCGCCAGCTACCAGGACGGCCACCAGTTTCTGTGATGCACATGTTGCTCAACGGAAAAGTATTGAGTGACGAAATGCTACTGGACGAGTTGattgatgacgacgacgagaaagacGATACCGACGGTACTGGTAGTGAAAGCCAGCTCACTTTAACGTTGGATATGCTACCACCTGTCGATCCCAAATTTGTCGGCCAACTAGAGTCACAAATGAAGGATATGACCACCGCAGAGCTGTTGGGAACATTCGCTGCCAATGAGGCTGCATTGTACCAGAACGCGGCACTCTTGCTTGCCGAGCAAATGGAGCCAGTATACGACGATGATCAAGTGGAGGTAGGCATTTCCGAGGTGGCGACACACCCACCGCCGCTCGTGAACGTGCAAGTTCGCGAGCAAGCAGCACGCATCCGTCGAGACTTGGAAAGTAAAATCTTGGCTTCGGAGCACTCGCAAAAGATTCTCGCTGACCCTTTGCCCCCTTCCGCCAAACTAGCAGATCTACAACGTGTCGAGCGTCGTGGCCAACGGGTTCGACGAGTCGCGGGATCGGGTGGCGTAACGACCGGCTTGAAACGATCGATTCAAAAAAATCTGAACGTACACTGGGGTGACGCTATACGGAATTTTTGTCtctttttgttctttggaTACTTTGGTGGGCGTACACCCGTAAGTCGGGCTATTCTGTTGCTGGGTGCACCAAGCGTCTTTGTGCTACAGGCACGGCCCGTCAAACTGTGGATCAAATGTCTCATGTACGCAATGCTCGACCATCCGCCTGGAATTTTCTTGAGTTTGCTGCCCGCCCCCCAACAGGCCATTTTGAGTCTGAATGTGGGCGAGGAAATGAAAACTATTTATGGTAATACACTGACCAACACGGTGGTGAACGAGGTTGATGCAGAGCCGGAAGAACTGGCAGACCTGTACGAAATGACCGACGTAATAATTGACGgcgaagatgatgacgagTTCTATGCTGTCGACGAATACGAAAGTAGCtatgatgatgacgacgagtAA
- a CDS encoding predicted protein produces the protein MERRISYTHNIQICKYQRVIFGVVSLHLFFVLYLLPPACHCLSTPFGKTAKNVATQILQGTGESMVDLNQYNLDSLSRIEQEWTANMVQKVGENEVGLRLGCKSDGELYVDIVPVVFPRTQSGLGLELVELAGGRDDGLGITVVSGLVEGGAAMEKDILPGDSISKVSVVRKQKSNLNKKQAVAETIQEVSVSTECLGYEATVRALQTLPPRTTSSSLSSSSSYDEFYSVLLKRLRRKPKVTIKLQYPPSQEDAEDETIELFAGENLRQGMLIRGVKLNDPLAKRFDSKNGGNCGAGGLCRTCSVSVTSGINLLNPQRLAEKQMLADNPRWRLACKAIVGFGMQEGEMTVRVNPRQW, from the coding sequence ATGGAAAGGAGGATCAGTTATACGCATAACATCCAAATATGCAAGTACCAACGGGTGATTTTCGGGGTTGTCTCGCTTCATCTTTTCTTCGTACTCTACCTGCTACCTCCTGCGTGCCATTGTCTTTCTACGCCCTTCGGCAAGACAGCCAAGAATGTGGCGACGCAAATTTTGCAAGGTACTGGAGAGTCAATGGTGGACTTGAATCAGTACAATCTCGATTCGCTGTCACGGATCGAGCAAGAATGGACGGCTAATATGGTCCAAAAGGTGGGCGAAAACGAAGTGGGGTTACGGTTGGGATGCAAGTCGGACGGTGAACTTTACGTTGACATCGTGCCTGTGGTTTTTCCTCGAACGCAAAGCGGTTTGGGCTTGGAGCTGGTAGAACTGGCAGGAGGACGAGACGACGGCCTGGGAATTACGGTGGTCTCCGGCCTTGTAGAGGGCGGTGCAGCAATGGAGAAAGACATACTTCCGGGCGATTCCATCTCGAAAGTATCAGTGGTACGCAAGCAAAAATCAAATCTaaacaaaaagcaagcagTGGCGGAGACAATCCAGGAAGTCTCTGTATCGACGGAATGCCTCGGATATGAGGCGACGGTTCGAGCGTTGCAAACGCTACCTCCTCGAACGACATCATCATCTTTGAGTTCATCCTCATCGTACGACGAATTTTATTCGGTGTTACTCAAACGACTGCGCCGAAAGCCTAAAGTGACCATCAAACTGCAATACCCTCCTAGTCAAGAAGACGCTGAGGATGAAACAATTGAACTCTTTGCAGGGGAAAACTTGAGACAAGGCATGCTCATTCGCGGAGTCAAACTCAACGACCCCTTGGCAAAGCGTTTTGACAGCAAGAACGGCGGCAATTGTGGCGCCGGTGGACTGTGTCGTACCTGTAGCGTGTCTGTAACAAGCGGTATCAACTTGCTCAATCCACAACGCCTCGCTGAAAAGCAAATGCTGGCGGACAATCCACGTTGGCGATTGGCGTGCAAAGCCATAGTTGGGTTTGGCATGCAGGAGGGGGAAATGACGGTTCGCGTGAACCCACGACAGTGGTAA
- a CDS encoding predicted protein — translation MDSQLLDLYTNENATLFLVHSNLGFWSATSDEGRSAHDSFTVQLNFPASRPIVLHPAIEFMAIPPVRVFLGLLNIFVWYAANGMNGVAMQQYAGNLRDANMSLPLAVVAALSVTYMQLVAGALLGFFILRVFYAVNLGALLERPWSHWMGFLHAAGSVFTNAGFLYGSASLVQVIKLLEPFQTLLWGRLLGSEDTNSLQYIASMSLVVGGAISLVRSRPNPPHPVAVLSAILSGCTLSLRNVLQRGQVVAAESYDGGSIVQTSVVQFTLLSFYASMWAVALAALLHGLFGILGLDVSVSAWYEHIQPSTIFWHPLYNMTSVTTLAFCSALTHSLLNAGKRIASIILAIVWFREGYSLDTVTGLVVVSIGGCWYTLDRKKGNGTKHKSAPLQESLVKIIAAVAILVLLYILPLAATIFDSMSIPVETPVEG, via the coding sequence GTGCAATTGAATTTCCCGGCGAGCCGCCCGATAGTGTTGCATCCGGCAATCGAATTCATGGCAATTCCTCCCGTCCGCGTATTCCTCGGACTGCTGAACATTTTCGTGTGGTACGCTGCCAATGGAATGAATGGTGTCGCAATGCAGCAGTACGCTGGAAATTTACGGGATGCAAACATGTCGCTACCGCTAGCGGTTGTAGCAGCCTTGTCTGTCACGTATATGCAACTTGTCGCTGGGGCTCTCCTCGGTTTTTTCATTTTGCGCGTCTTCTACGCGGTAAACCTGGGTGCCTTGCTAGAAAGACCATGGTCTCATTGGATGGGATTTTTGCACGCGGCTGGCTCCGTTTTTACGAACGCTGGATTCCTCTACGGATCTGCTTCTTTGGTACAAGTCATCAAATTATTGGAACCTTTCCAGACATTGCTGTGGGGACGCTTACTGGGGTCGGAAGACACCAATTCGTTGCAATACATAGCTAGTATGTCCTTGGTGGTGGGTGGGGCTATTTCGTTGGTGCGTTCGCGACCCAATCCTCCTCATCCCGTCGCCGTCCTCAGTGCCATACTTTCGGGATGCACGTTGTCCTTACGCAACGTTTTGCAGCGCGGACAGGTGGTGGCTGCGGAAAGTTATGACGGAGGCAGTATCGTACAAACATCGGTTGTCCAGTTCACTCTCCTTTCCTTCTACGCGAGTATGTGGGCAGTAGCTTTGGCAGCACTGCTTCACGGTTTGTTTGGAATTCTTGGCTTGGATGTTTCCGTCAGCGCCTGGTATGAACATATTCAACCGAGTACAATCTTTTGGCACCCACTGTACAATATGACGTCAGTTACGACCTTAGCCTTCTGCTCTGCTTTAACACACTCCCTTTTGAACGCTGGTAAGCGCATTGCCTCAATCATTCTGGCTATTGTTTGGTTTCGAGAAGGCTACAGTTTGGACACCGTAACGGGCCTCGTCGTTGTTTCTATTGGCGGATGCTGGTACACTCTGGACCGCAAGAAGGGCAATGGAACGAAACACAAATCGGCTCCGCTGCAGGAATCGCTTGTCAAAATTATAGCTGCCGTCGCGATTCTGGTACTGCTGTACATTCTGCCACTAGCGGCCACTATTTTCGACAGTATGAGCATTCCAGTGGAGACACCTGTGGAAGGATGA
- a CDS encoding predicted protein codes for MQHWSLTAMAGSLGVVLLYPADLIKTRLMNQRVMLHGSTTRRLYPSVLACAQHSIRKEGFLGLYRGLLPPLVGVAPEKAIKLYVNDLLRQAFVTHDDETGKPELSLPFEVLAGACAGACQLLVTNPMEISKIRLQLQGETASLLRAKGLTPPNPQTFTSVLHDLGFPGVYRGASACLLRDIPFSAIYFPIYSFLKEAMVARNDSGQATPIDLLLAGTVAGVPAAWLTTPADVIKTRIQSIPRPGEGSYAGIRDCATKLYHDEGLPALFRGASMRVLRLAPQFGISLLAYEQLAKL; via the coding sequence ATGCAACACTGGAGTTTAACCGCAATGGCAGGGTCGCTTGGCGTAGTTTTATTGTACCCGGCTGACCTAATCAAAACTCGTCTCATGAACCAACGAGTTATGCTTCATGGCAGTACAACTAGACGACTTTATCCATCTGTGCTCGCATGCGCTCAACATTCCATTCGAAAAGAGGGGTTTTTAGGCTTGTACCGTGGATTGCTTCCTCCTCTAGTGGGCGTAGCACCGGAGAAAGCCATCAAGCTTTATGTCAACGACTTACTGCGACAGGCGTTTGTGacgcacgacgacgaaactgGCAAGCCCGAATTGAGCCTTCCATTTGAAGTGCTAGCCGGAGCATGTGCCGGTGCATGCCAGCTGCTAGTGACGAATCCGATGGAGATTTCCAAGATTCGTCTTCAACTGCAAGGCGAAACGGCGAGCCTCTTGCGAGCCAAAGGTCTGACGCCCCCTAATCCCCAGACATTTACCAGCGTTCTTCACGATCTCGGATTTCCTGGAGTATATCGTGGTGCCTCTGCCTGTTTGCTTAGAGATATCCCGTTCAGTGCCATTTACTTTCCAATCTATTCGTTCCTCAAGGAGGCAATGGTTGCTCGGAATGACTCTGGACAAGCGACTCCTATCGACTTGCTCTTGGCTGGCACTGTCGCTGGAGTGCCAGCAGCCTGGCTTACGACACCCGCTGATGTTATCAAAACGCGGATTCAAAGCATTCCGCGACCCGGCGAAGGATCGTATGCTGGTATTCGAGACTGCGCCACCAAACTTTATCACGATGAGGGCTTGCCTGCCTTGTTTCGCGGCGCTT
- a CDS encoding predicted protein, with protein sequence MLDDFGNASEVAIFWDYENVPVPSWCKVASEASKAIVNSVSEQGRIVDRRLYFDFSNQEQGNRWSGLDSSGFDLVNTPQRNQKETLDKKMIADVLLFCWDSATRNQGTNKGSCVVLVTSDGDYAYTLNKLRDRGVSSVVIYGHGNVADILISSADVALSLKHDVLKHLRPPLALPNGRPKNVQDKTVSRNPHLKIVNGKPAYHLDSRVVPRKPTQQSESQASKRTFDCNDKSTTHCSGSNLKTGMTSANDAGAANKHPNIKYVASPAKFTMQRDAILLCQSLADLAVSTAIAPEQQWVSESQAGQSFQKILKICKKEKDSDGDVTQCFQNAYSLAILLGWIEEGRRGLGGQNGYIAATSSPSREKETTETFLRLTPYGIKVASKRALILPVKTTTLVPSKA encoded by the coding sequence ATGCTTGATGACTTCGGAAACGCTAGCGAAGTCGCCATCTTTTGGGACTACGAGAACGTTCCCGTACCATCTTGGTGTAAAGTGGCTTCAGAAGCTTCCAAGGCAATTGTTAACTCGGTTTCGGAACAAGGTCGAATAGTGGATCGGCGGCTGTATTTTGATTTTTCAAATCAAGAGCAAGGCAACAGATGGAGCGGGCTAGATTCCAGTGGGTTTGATCTCGTGAATACGCCGCAGCGAAACCAGAAGGAGACGCTCGATAAGAAAATGATTGCTGATGTCTTGCTCTTTTGCTGGGATAGTGCGACGCGAAACCAGGGCACGAACAAAGGATCATGCGTTGTTCTGGTCACGAGCGATGGAGATTATGCTTATACATTGAATAAGCTTCGTGATCGAGGGGTTTCCAGCGTAGTGATCTACGGCCACGGTAATGTGGCTGATATTTTGATCAGCAGCGCAGATGTTGCTCTTAGCCTAAAGCATGATGTTCTCAAGCATCTTAGACCACCGTTGGCGCTACCAAATGGTCGCCCCAAAAATGTCCAAGACAAAACCGTTTCAAGAAATCCGCATTTGAAGATTGTGAACGGAAAGCCTGCTTACCATCTAGACTCCAGGGTTGTGCCAAGAAAACCAACGCAGCAATCTGAAAGCCAGGCATCAAAGCGAACCTTCGATTGCAACGACAAATCCACCACACATTGCTCTGGATCGAACTTGAAAACAGGCATGACATCAGCAAACGATGCAGGAGCAGCAAATAAGCATCCAAACATCAAATATGTGGCCAGCCCGGCAAAATTTACAATGCAGCGGGACGCTATACTTTTGTGCCAGTCATTGGCTGATTTGGCAGTGAGCACAGCCATAGCTCCAGAGCAACAATGGGTATCTGAAAGCCAAGCTGGACAGAGCTTCCAAAAAATTCTAAAGATCtgcaagaaagaaaaggatTCCGATGGTGATGTGACGCAATGTTTTCAAAACGCATATTCCCTGGCCATCTTGCTTGGCTGGATCGAGGAGGGACGTCGTGGTTTAGGAGGCCAAAATGGCTATATAGCAGCTACATCATCACCTAGTAGAGAGAAAGAAACGACTGAAACATTTCTACGATTGACTCCTTATGGCATAAAGGTTGCAAGCAAGCGTGCATTAATTCTTCCCGTGAAGACAACAACGCTTGTACCCTCTAAAGCCTAA